One window of the Bos indicus x Bos taurus breed Angus x Brahman F1 hybrid chromosome 8, Bos_hybrid_MaternalHap_v2.0, whole genome shotgun sequence genome contains the following:
- the KANK1 gene encoding KN motif and ankyrin repeat domain-containing protein 1 isoform X3 has translation MAHTTKVNGCASGKANDILNGEQDREQKDPYFVETPYGYQLDLDFLKYVDDIQKGNTIKKVNIQKRRKPSGPCPDSRAAPGQHGVWTSTESLSSSNSDDNRQCPRFLLGRSQVTSTPISKPPAPLETSPTFLTIPESRQLPPPSPQLPKHNLHVTKTLMETRRRLEQERVTMQVAPGEFRRPRLASFGGMGSTSSLSSFLGSGNHNPTMPQLQNGYQGNGDYGGYAPAAATTSSMGSSIRHSPLSSGISTPVTNVSPMHLQHIREQMAIALKRLKELEEQVRTIPVLQVKISVLQEEKRQLASQLKNQRAASQNDVCGVRKRSYSAGNASQLEQLSRTRRSGGELYIDYEEEEMESVEQSTQRIKEFRQLTADMQALEQKIQDSSYEASSELRGNGECQPQEFRSVAVGADEDMNDIVVYCRGARSCKDAAVGMVTETRNSGVSVTEAMLGVTTEADKEIELQQQTIEALKDKIYRLEVQLKETTHDREMTKLKQELQAAGSRKKVDKAMMAQPLVFSKMVEAVVPTRDQMAGSHVDVVDTCVGTCVQTSSVGISCQPDHENKEVGPELPMNWWIVKERVEMHDRCIGRSVEMCDKSVGMDISVCETGSNTEESVNDLALLRTNLNLKEVRSIGCGDCSVDVTVCSPKECTSRSVNTEAVSQVEAAVMAVPRTVSQHTSTVVEQVSQFTNTEVATLTESFTNTSLSTVDKQTSTHTVEMRTVAVGEGRVKDVSSTKMRSIGVGTVLSGNAGFDRPSAVKTKESGVGQISINDNYLVGLKMRTIACGPPQLTVGPTGSRRSVGVGDEPVGEFVESPQPQAPSGMETGLDHYIERVQKLLAEQQALLAENYSELAEAFGEPQSQIGSLNSQLISTLSSINSVMKSASLEELRHPDFLKTSLGKVTGSNLEYTCKCGALQSGGPLNSQTSLQEAGTTEGKPIGSQDTFPTQESMLSPVNLTDDQIAAGLYVCTNNESTLKSIMKKKDANKDSNGAKKNLQFVGINGGYETTSSDDSSSDESSSSESDDECDVPEYPPEEEEEEEEDEDTRGMAEGHHAVNVEGFTSTRVEDEMQVPECEPEKVEIRERYELSEKMLSACNLLKNNINDPKALTSKDMRFCLNTLQHEWFRVSSQKSAIPAMVGDYIAAFEAISPEVLRHVINMADGNGNTALHYSVSHSNFEIVKMLLDADVCNVDHQNKAGYTPIMLAALAAVEAEKDMQVVEELFACGDVNAKASQAGQTALMLAVSHGRIDMVKGLLACGADVNIQDDEGSTALMCASEHGHVEIVKLLLAQPGCNGHLEDNDGSTALSIALEAGHKDIAVLLYAHVNFAKAPSPGTPRLGRKTSPGPTHRGSFD, from the exons GCAAAGCAAATGATATTCTGAATGGAGAACAAGACAGGGAACAAAAAGATCCCTATTTTGTGGAGACCCCCTATGGTTACCAACTAGACTTAGATTTCCTCAAATACGTGGATGACATACAGAAAGGaaacaccatcaagaaagtgaacaTCCAGAAGAGACGGAAGCCATCTGGGCCATGCCCAGACTCCAGGGCTGCACCTGGCCAGCACGGCGTGTGGACTTCTACTGAATCCCTCTCATCCTCCAACAGTGATGACAACAGGCAGTGCCCCAGATTCCTCCTAGGCCGAAGCCAAGTTACATCAACCCCAATCTCAAAGCCACCTGCCCCTCTGGAGACCTCTCCTACTTTTCTTACCATCCCAGAAAGCCGACAGctgccaccaccatcaccacaactCCCAAAGCACAACCTTCATGTCACCAAGACACTGATGGAGACCCGGAGAAGACTTGAGCAGGAGAGAGTCACCATGCAGGTGGCACCTGGTGAGTTCCGAAGGCCCAGGCTGGCCAGTTTTGGAGGCATGGGCTCCACCAgctccctttcctcctttctggGTTCTGGAAACCACAATCCCACCATGCCCCAGCTTCAGAATGGATACCAAGGCAATGGGGATTATGGTGGCTATGCCCCAGCTGCTGCCACCACCTCCTCCATGGGGAGCTCCATCCGTCACAGCCCCCTGAGCTCAGGGATCTCCACACCAGTGACCAACGTGAGCCCCATGCACTTGCAACACATCCGTGAGCAGATGGCCATTGCCTTGAAGCGCCTGAAGGAGCTAGAAGAGCAGGTGCGAACCATCCCTGTGCTCCAGGTGAAGATCTCTGTCCTGCaagaggagaaaagacagttgGCTTCACAGCTGAAAAACCAAAGAGCGGCATCCCAGAACGATGTCTGTGGTGTGAGAAAGCGGTCTTACAGTGCTGGGAATGCATCCCAGCTGGAACAGCTGTCCAGGACCCGGAGGAGTGGTGGGGAATTGTACATTGACTatgaggaggaagaaatggagagcGTGGAGCAGAGCACCCAGAGGATAAAGGAATTCCGGCAGCTCACAGCAGACATGCAGGCCCTGGAGCAGAAGATCCAGGACAGCAGCTATGAGGCCTCCTCAGAGCTCAGGGGGAATGGGGAGTGTCAGCCTCAAGAGTTCCGGTCTGTGGCTGTGGGCGCCGATGAGGACATGAATGACATTGTTGTGTACTGCAGGGGTGCCAGGTCCTGTAAGGATGCCGCCGTTGGCATGGTCACTGAGACAAGGAATTCTGGGGTCAGTGTGACAGAAGCCATGCTTGGAGTGACTACTGAAGCTGACAAAGAAATTGAGCTGCAACAGCAAACCATAGAAGCCTTAAAGGATAAGATCTATCGCCTGGAAGTCCAGCTTAAAGAAACCACCCATGACCGGGAGATGACTAAACTCAAGCAAGAGCTGCAAGCTGCTGGCTCGAGGAAAAAAGTTGATAAAGCCATGATGGCCCAGCCGCTTGTTTTCAGCAAGATGGTGGAGGCGGTGGTACCCACCAGAGACCAAATGGCTGGCAGTCACGTGGATGTGGTTGACACATGTGTGGGGACATGCGTGCAGACAAGTAGTGTAGGCATCTCCTGCCAGCCCGATCATGAGAATAAAGAGGTGGGGCCTGAGCTGCCCATGAATTGGTGGATTGTTAAGGAAAGGGTGGAAATGCATGACAGATGTATTGGGCGTTCGGTGGAAATGTGTGACAAGAGCGTAGGTATGGACATCAGTGTCTGTGAAACAGGCAGCAACACGGAGGAGTCCGTGAATGACCTGGCACTCCTCAGGACCAACCTGAATCTCAAAGAAGTGCGCTCCATTGGCTGTGGAGATTGCTCTGTTGATGTGACCGTCTGTTCTCCAAAGGAGTGCACCTCTCGAAGCGTGAACACAGAGGCTGTCAGCCAGGTGGAAGCTGCCGTCATGGCAGTGCCTCGAACTGTGAGCCAGCACACCAGCACAGTTGTAGAACAGGTGAGCCAGTTCACCAACACTGAGGTGGCCACTCTCACAGAATCCTTTACCAACACTTCCCTTAGCACTGTGGACAAGCAGACCAGCACCCACACTGTGGAGATGCGGACAGTAGCTGTGGGAGAAGGCCGGGTCAAGGACGTCAGCTCCACCAAGATGCGGTCCATCGGAGTGGGGACGGTGCTCTCTGGCAACGCTGGGTTTGACAGGCCATCAGCTGTGAAGACCAAAGAGTCAGGCGTGGGGCAGATCAGTATTAACGACAACTATCTGGTTGGCCTCAAAATGAGGACCATAGCATGTGGTCCTCCCCAGTTGACTGTGGGGCCGACAGGCAGCCGGAGGAGTGTAGGTGTTGGGGACGAGCCTGTAGGAGAGTTCGTGgagagcccccagccccaggcaccgTCTGGGATGGAGACAGGCTTGGATCACTACATCGAGCGTGTCCAGAAGCTGCTGGCGGAACAGCAGGCGCTGCTGGCTGAGAACTACAGTGAACTGGCAGAAGCTTTTGGGGAACCTCAGTCACAGATTGGCTCCCTCAACTCCCAGCTCATCAGCACCTTATCATCAATCAACTCTGTCATGAAGTCTGCAAGCCTTGAAGAGCTCAGGCACCCTGACTTCCTGAAAACCAGCTTGGGTAAGGTCACAG GCAGTAATTTGGAATACACCTGTAAGTGTGGAGCCCTTCAGTCAGGAGGGCCATTAAACTCACAGACATCCCTGCAGGAGGCGGGGACCACGGAAGGGAAGCCCATCGGCAGCCAGGataccttccccacccaggaaagcATGCTGTCTCCAGTGAATCTGACAGACGACCAGATAGCCGCTGGCCTCTATG TATGTACAAATAATGAAAGTACGCTGAAGTCCATCATGAAGAAGAAAGATGCCAACAAAGATTCAAATGGAGCAAAAAAGAATCTTCAGTTTGTTGGCATTAATGGAGG GTATGAAACCACTTCCAGTGATGATTCCAGCTCAGATGAAAGCTCTTCTTCCGAGTCAGATGACGAGTGTGATGTCCCTGAGTATCCTCccgaggaagaggaggaggaagaggaggatgaaGACACTCGGGGAATGGCAGAAGGCCACCACGCAGTTAATGTGGAAGGTTTCACGTCCACCAGGGTGGAAGATGAAATGCAGGTTCCAGAATGCGAACCTGAGAAGGTGGAAATCAGAGAGAG ATATGAATTAAGTGAAAAGATGTTGTCTGCATGCAActtactgaaaaataatataaatgaccCCAAAGCTTTGACCAGCAAGGATATG CGGTTCTGTCTGAACACCCTCCAGCACGAGTGGTTCCGCGTGTCCAGCCAGAAGTCGGCCATCCCGGCCATGGTGGGGGACTACATAGCCGCCTTTGAGGCCATCTCACCGGAAGTCCTGCGTCACGTCATCAACATGGCGGACGGCAACGGCAACACCGCCCTGCATTACAGCGTGTCCCACTCCAACTTCGAGATCGTGAAGATGCTCTTGGACGCGG ACGTGTGTAACGTGGATCACCAGAATAAGGCAGGGTACACCCCCATCATGCTGGCAGCCCTCGCTGCCGTGGAAGCAGAGAAGGACATGCAAGTCGTGGAAGAGCTCTTCGCCTGTGGGGATGTGAACGCCAAAGCCAGCCAG